Proteins from a genomic interval of Maylandia zebra isolate NMK-2024a linkage group LG15, Mzebra_GT3a, whole genome shotgun sequence:
- the LOC101484003 gene encoding transcription factor JunD, which translates to MMKKDINLSLADDADLKPHLRDAESILSSPDLGLLKLASPELERLIIQSNGMVTTTPTSSQFLYPKTVTDEQEFAEGFVKALEDLHKQNQLNGGAPPSSTLDLGANIAPVTVQPDLPVYTNLNSYGSGPLGTTVNYTTDTVPFPPPPSHHLGAAPPQPELSRVQPLKEEPQTVPDVQSFGESPPLSPIDMDSQERIKAERKRLRNRIAASKCRRRKLERISRLEDKVKSLKTQNTDLASTASLLREQVAQLKQKVLTHVNSGCQLLPHEVQVH; encoded by the coding sequence ATGATGAAGAAGGATATTAACTTGAGCTTGGCGGACGACGCAGACCTGAAACCGCACCTCCGCGACGCTGAGAGCATCCTCAGCTCCCCGGACCTTGGGCTGCTCAAGCTGGCCTCTCCAGAGCTGGAAAGGCTAATCATCCAGTCCAACGGAATGGTCACCACGACTCCGACCAGCTCCCAGTTCCTCTACCCGAAGACGGTGACGGACGAGCAGGAGTTCGCCGAGGGCTTCGTGAAGGCGCTGGAGGATTTACACAAGCAGAACCAGCTGAACGGAGGCGCGCCGCCCAGCAGCACCCTGGATCTCGGGGCTAACATCGCCCCAGTCACCGTGCAGCCGGATCTACCGGTGTACACGAACCTGAACAGTTACGGCAGTGGGCCGCTGGGAACCACTGTCAACTACACCACGGACACGGTCCCTTTCCCGCCTCCTCCGTCACATCATTTAGGGGCAGCCCCGCCGCAGCCAGAGCTGTCTCGGGTCCAGCCGCTGAAGGAGGAGCCTCAGACGGTCCCCGACGTTCAGAGCTTCGGAGAGAGCCCGCCGCTGTCTCCGATCGACATGGACTCTCAGGAGCGCATCAAAGCCGAGAGGAAGAGGCTCAGGAACCGAATCGCAGCCTCCAAGTGTCGGAGGCGCAAACTGGAGCGCATCTCCAGGCTGGAGGACAAGGTCAAATCGCTGAAAACCCAAAACACCGACCTGGCCTCGACAGCTAGCCTGCTGAGGGAGCAAGTGGCCCAGCTGAAGCAGAAGGTGCTCACCCATGTGAACAGCGGTTGCCAGCTGCTGCCACACGAGGT